The window CAGTGGCATGTGAACTTCACCGAGCATGAGTACTGCGAAATCATTCAGGGCGTTTCCGTGCTGCGCGACAACGAAGGCAACGGCAAGACCCTGCGCGCGGGCGATCGCTTCGTGATCCCGGCGGGTTTCCGCGGCACTTGGGAGGTGCTGGAAACGTGCCGCAAGATCTATGTGGCGTTTGAACAGAAGGCCTGAA is drawn from Pseudomonas sp. 31-12 and contains these coding sequences:
- a CDS encoding cupin domain-containing protein; the protein is MNIQDVVDFSLATTEPERYKPDQAKILKGDPEQVVYNHYNSPCGQLNAGVWEGAVGQWHVNFTEHEYCEIIQGVSVLRDNEGNGKTLRAGDRFVIPAGFRGTWEVLETCRKIYVAFEQKA